Proteins encoded together in one Cardiocondyla obscurior isolate alpha-2009 linkage group LG07, Cobs3.1, whole genome shotgun sequence window:
- the LOC139104069 gene encoding uncharacterized protein, which translates to MYRQILITESNRDYQQILWRSWPSDSICEFQLNTITYGLTSAPFLAIRTLRQLAEDERVNYPCGAEILEKETYMDDILTGADTLSDAKEKLYQLIKICSAGGFVLKKWAASLSELLKTIPSVQGQGEPLEWHPAEGYSILGLHWHPVTDSFTFKVNPTADLIPTKRQVLSETARLFDLLGWLGPVIVRAKILLQSFWLQKIDWDQPLSIKDQETWKIFRKELRKIEEISLPRWIYTFSTDCTIELHGFSDASEKAYVAVVYIRVTTVENNDFKSRIALLQAKKKVAPLKTISLPRLELNAAALLVKLINNIKHGAKFQIANIHLWTDLIIALAWIQGHPSRWTTFVANRVTEIQETLPEALWHHVPGEENPADCASRGLSAVAFKNHPLWWQGPTWLQHTDHLLLRLVGNPSFQTKEETRPAKAHLGTQTPEENPILLRFSNLQRFLRVCALCRRWLLKNFGKRNEPILPNEIEEIQNYWITNIQATWFPEEINNLIKNKPLFRQNPLIKFTLVLDDKKLLRVGGRLQHAAISFDSRNPILLPRNFHFTKLIVDTCHRRTLHGGVQLTLAVIRQQYWIIGAQTLVKNHIHKCVVCTRWRGQSPHPLMSPLPNARVLPSRPFQNTGVDYAGPILMRTSKGRGQKSHKGFIAIFVCFATRAIHLEAVSDYTTEAFLAAFRRFTSRRGLCSDLYSDRGTNFVGADAQLRGFIRDLTRNRQFLNNLANDGIRWHFNPLSAPHFGGIWEAAVKSTKHHIHRVIGNAKLTFEELITFLSQVEACLNSRPLAALTNNPQDLEALSPDAICRNPNFERPQRSEFQRHMRDALKTSKERHRHRQRNQHRPAIGPVIQRNLWNDDDNDANTEEEFREHESDN; encoded by the exons ATGTACCGCCAGATCCTTATAACCGAATCCAATCGAGATTATCAGCAAATACTCTGGCGTAGCTGGCCCTCCGATTCTATTTGTGAATTCCAACTTAATACAATTACATATGGTCTCACTTCGGCCCCCTTCTTGGCAATACGCACATTACGCCAGCTTGCCGAGGATGAACGGGTCAACTACCCTTGCGGAGCCGAGATTTTGGAAAAGGAAACTTATATGGATGATATTCTGACCGGTGCTGACACACTTTCCGACGCTAAGGAAAAACTATATCAACTCATTAAAATCTGTTCAGCGGGCGGTTTCGTGCTCAAAAAATGGGCCGCTAGTTTATCGGAACTTTTGAAAACAATACCATCGGTCCAAGGACAGGGAGAACCACTTGAATGGCACCCCGCAGAGGGCTATTCTATTTTGGGACTGCACTGGCATCCCGTCACTGACTCGTTTACTTTTAAGGTTAACCCTACAGCGGACTTGATACCTACCAAACGACAAGTACTGTCGGAAACCGCGCGACTTTTTGATCTCCTCGGGTGGCTAGGCCCGGTCATTGTCCGCGCCAAGATCCTATTGCAATCCTTCTGGCTCCAAAAAATCGACTGGGATCAACCTTTATCAATAAAGGATCAAGAAACTTGGAAAATTTTCCGCAAGGAATTGCGTAAAATCGAAGAAATTTCATTACCACGTTGGATTTATACCTTTTCAACCGATTGCACAATCGAGCTTCATGGATTTTCGGATGCTTCAGAAAAGGCATATGTTGCCGTAGTTTACATTCGGGTAACTACGGTCGAGAATAACGACTTCAAATCCAGAATTGCACTACttcaagcaaaaaaaaaagtagcacCTTTAAAAACCATTTCGCTTCCACGCCTGGAACTAAATGCTGCCGCCTTGcttgtcaaattaattaataatataaaacacggcgctaaatttcaaattgcaaatattcatttatggactgatttaattattgctttgGCCTGGATTCAGGGCCATCCATCTCGATGGACCACCTTCGTAGCCAACCGAGTTACAGAAATACAGGAAACACTTCCGGAGGCTCTATGGCATCACGTGCCTGGAGAAGAAAATCCAGCGGACTGTGCTTCTCGTGGTCTCTCCGCCGTTGCATTTAAAAATCACCCTCTGTGGTGGCAAGGACCGACATGGCTACAGCATACGGACCACCTGCTACTCAGGCTCGTTGGCAATCCTTCCTTTCAAACCAAAGAAGAAACACGACCTGCCAAAGCACATTTGGGGACTCAAACGCCAGAAGAAAATCCCATCTTGCTTAGATTTTCCAATCTGCAACGATTTCTACGGGTCTGCGCCTTGTGTCGACGATGGTTGCTAAAAAATTTCGGTAAAAGAAACGAACCCATCTTGCCAAATGAAATTGAAGAAATTCAAAACTATTGGATCACCAACATTCAAGCCACCTGGTTTCctgaggaaataaataatctaataaaaaataaacccCTCTTTCGTCAGAATCCTCTTATCAAATTTACTCTCGTTcttgacgataaaaaattactgcGTGTTGGCGGGCGGTTGCAACACGCTGCGATCTCCTTTGATTCCCGAAATCCAATACTATTGCCCCGCAACtttcattttacaaaattaattgtcgataCCTGCCACAGGCGCACACTGCACGGCGGGGTGCAGTTAACTTTGGCCGTCATTCGACAACAATACTGGATTATTGGTGCCCAAACCTTAGTAAAAAACCACATTCATAAATGTGTTGTCTGTACGCGTTGGCGAGGTCAATCGCCTCATCCTTTAATGAGTCCTTTGCCTAACGCCAGAGTTTTGCCATCTCGTCCCTTTCAAAACACCGGAGTCGATTACGCAGGTCCAATTTTAATGAGAACCTCTAAAGGACGAGGCCAGAAAAGCCACAAGGGCTTCATTGCTATTTTTGTGTGTTTTGCTACGCGAGCAATACATCTGGAAGCCGTCTCGGATTACACGACCGAGGCCTTTCTAGCGGCCTTCCGCCGATTTACCTCTCGCCGAGGATTATGTTCCGATTTATACAGTGACCGAGGTACTAACTTTGTCGGCGCCGACGCGCAATTACGCGGTTTCATACGTGACTTAACTCGAAATCGTcaattcttaaataatttagcaaATGACGGAATCCGCTGGCATTTTAATCCGCTTTCTGCGCCACATTTCGGTGGTATATGGGAAGCCGCCGTAAAATCCACAAAGCATCATATCCATCGCGTGATCGGGAATGCTAAACTAACGTTTGAAGAACTTATAACATTTCTTTCACAAGTTGAGGCCTGTCTCAACTCGCGTCCGCTTGCCGCTTTAACTAATAACCCTCAAGATTTAGAGGCTTTATCTCCAG ACGCAATATGCCGCAATCCCAATTTTGAGAGACCCCAACGCTCCGAGTTCCAGCGGCATATGAGAGACGCGTTGAAGACGTCCAAAGAACGACACAGGCACCGGCAACGTAACCAGCATAGACCAGCGATCGGCCCAGTGATACAACGTAATTTGTggaacgacgacgacaacgatgcTAATACAGAAGAAGAATTTCGAGAACACGAATCAGAcaactaa